The Ficedula albicollis isolate OC2 chromosome 6, FicAlb1.5, whole genome shotgun sequence genome has a window encoding:
- the LBX1 gene encoding transcription factor LBX1: MTSKEEPKPSSGEERRRSPLDHLPPPANSNKPLTPFSIEDILNKPSVRRSYTLCGTAHLLSAAEKHPPAGLPLSGRALLSQTSPLCALEELASKTFKGLEVSVLQAAEGKRISE, from the coding sequence ATGACTTCCAAAGAAGAACCCAAGCCCTCCTCGGGGGAAGAACGGCGGCGGAGCCCTCTGGATCACCTCCCACCGCCGGCCAACTCCAACAAACCCCTCACCCCCTTCAGCATCGAGGACATCCTCAACAAGCCCTCGGTGCGGAGGAGTTACACCCTCTGCGGAACGGCCCACCTCCTCTCCGCCGCCGAGAAGCACCCCCCGGCCGGGCTGCCCCTCTCCGGCCGGGCGCTGCTCTCCCAGACCTCGCCCCTCTGCGCCCTGGAAGAGCTGGCCAGCAAGACCTTCAAGGGGCTGGAAGTCAGCGTGCTGCAGGCGGCCGAAGGTAAGCGCATCTCAGAGTAG